The Prochlorococcus sp. MIT 1341 genomic interval GGCCTCCAAGGATCATCTATATCAGGGTCAGCTCCAAGAATAATGCCAACAAGCTTCTTCAAAAATGAGCCCGGGAAAGGGAATCGCACCTGAGCAGTAATGCCATTAACAGTTGCAAGTTGCTCACCAAGCCATCGACTAGTTGGCCAAGTGCTTACAACCACATCAATTGAATCGAATGGGCTTGGAGGGTTTAACCGAAGCTCCTCCCCAAGAACTTTTGCTAGCCATTCAATCCGATTCCCTCGAAAGACTTTTAACAAAGTTGTGTCACCGGTTTACTAGCTTTTAAGCCCAATATTAATGCTGATTTCTCCATATGATAATATTTTGCACAAACATAAATACACCGATTCCAAACTAAGATATAAACTCAAAATATTATTCATGCTAAGAAGACGTCTATTGCTTAATATAAGAAATGTCTAGAAAGTCTTGGTAGATAATCACGCTAATCTATTCAGCTTGAAACAGTAATTTTAAGTGGTTAGCCTAATGAATTACTATTTCTAGGATTTCTAATCAAATCCTTCATTTCTCTTACTGCCTGTCTAAGCCCAACAGCCAATGCTCTAGAAATAATAGAATGGCCAATATTCAACTCTTCCATATCCTTTATGGAAGCGATTGGTTCTACATTTTGATATGTCAATCCATGACCCGAATTAACCCTAAGGCCCAAGCAAGTTGCTCTAGCTGTTGCCTCTATAAGCCTAGAAAGCTGTAATTGTCGATTCTGCCAACTTGCTTCTGCATAACTTCCCGTATGAAGCTCTATCCAATTCGCTCCCACCTTTGAAGACGCCTCAATTTGAGGAGATAACGGATCTATAAATAAGCTCACTGGGATTGACTCTAATTTCAATTCATTAATCATCTCTGAAAGATGAGACTGCTGATTAACAACATCCAGACCCCCTTCGGTAGTTACCTCCTCACGTTTTTCGGGCACCAAAGTCACCATGTC includes:
- a CDS encoding pyridoxine 5'-phosphate synthase, with translation MASLGVNIDHIANVREARKTVEPDPVPMALLAELGGADGITVHLREDRRHIQDRDLELLRQTVRSRLNLEMAATSEMLAIALKISPDMVTLVPEKREEVTTEGGLDVVNQQSHLSEMINELKLESIPVSLFIDPLSPQIEASSKVGANWIELHTGSYAEASWQNRQLQLSRLIEATARATCLGLRVNSGHGLTYQNVEPIASIKDMEELNIGHSIISRALAVGLRQAVREMKDLIRNPRNSNSLG